One Pseudodesulfovibrio cashew DNA window includes the following coding sequences:
- a CDS encoding sensor domain-containing diguanylate cyclase produces MNQEFYKELLDSLTDGVYFVNLEKQVTFWNKAAERLSGYTAKEIVGKSCADNILRHVDDEGVQLCLHGCPLAATMEDGDLREAHVYMHHKFGHRVPIFVRTSPMRDESGKIVGAVEVFTDNSKNLDIIKEMESLRKEVLTDQLTGIGNRRYADITLDRLDSSMRDSGVPFGVVFADIDHFKEINDRWGHRVGDQVIAMVAKTLKTVLRPLDVACRWGGEEFVILIPNITHDGLVVVTERLRMLVAESWVDYENARIAVTASFGGAISKEGELAMAVVDRADRQLYLSKEAGRDCVHIAGENISSR; encoded by the coding sequence ATGAACCAAGAATTTTACAAAGAGTTGCTTGATTCTCTTACGGACGGTGTCTATTTCGTCAACCTTGAGAAGCAGGTTACCTTTTGGAACAAAGCGGCAGAGCGGCTCAGCGGATACACTGCCAAGGAGATCGTTGGGAAAAGCTGCGCAGATAATATCCTTCGTCATGTAGATGACGAGGGCGTTCAGCTTTGTCTTCACGGATGTCCTTTGGCTGCGACGATGGAAGATGGTGATTTGAGAGAAGCCCACGTGTATATGCACCACAAATTCGGCCATAGGGTGCCCATTTTCGTGCGCACCTCTCCCATGCGTGATGAATCGGGCAAGATAGTCGGTGCAGTGGAAGTCTTTACCGATAACAGCAAGAATCTCGATATAATCAAAGAAATGGAAAGCCTTCGGAAAGAAGTTCTCACCGACCAGCTCACAGGTATCGGGAATCGGCGATATGCAGACATCACTCTGGATAGGCTTGATTCGTCCATGCGCGATAGCGGCGTTCCCTTTGGGGTTGTGTTCGCAGACATCGACCATTTCAAGGAAATCAACGACAGGTGGGGCCATCGTGTTGGCGATCAGGTCATTGCCATGGTTGCAAAAACTCTGAAAACCGTTCTCAGACCTCTAGACGTGGCCTGTCGCTGGGGCGGCGAAGAGTTTGTAATCCTGATCCCGAACATTACCCATGACGGTCTTGTTGTCGTGACCGAGCGACTCAGGATGCTTGTTGCAGAATCCTGGGTTGATTATGAAAATGCAAGGATAGCGGTGACGGCCTCTTTCGGAGGGGCAATTTCCAAGGAAGGAGAGTTGGCCATGGCTGTGGTCGACAGGGCAGACAGGCAACTTTACCTCAGTAAGGAGGCAGGACGAGACTGTGTCCATATCGCTGGGGAAAATATTTCATCGCGATAA